Proteins from one Falco naumanni isolate bFalNau1 chromosome 2, bFalNau1.pat, whole genome shotgun sequence genomic window:
- the ZNF654 gene encoding zinc finger protein 654 isoform X2 — protein MALIKSCINHPDISKDLYFHQALFTCLYMSPLEDQLFQEHLLRTDCKSGIEIICNTEKEGKTTLALQLCESFLVPQLQNGDMYCIWDLIFIWSKLQLKSNPSKQVFVDQCYQLLRIATNVRVIFPFMKVIKDEVGEDGLQICVEICGCALQLDLREDPNMKSLIYKAIAHFLPNDLEILRICALSIFFLERTLESYYTVEHLYKCADEEYNECTSSVQNRVRFELLPILKKGLFFDPEFWNFLMIKQNCLALLGDKAFVGLSESTLENATANTEKITEYRALSEERVCLTDVSNGELDPEDLSEAQSKGNGKKNHEALEASEMLDQNVPRHRCVICNKEFLAGHIVKHAQAHQKKGSFSCVLCTRKFRQKGLMLKHLKNHVRKIERQHLAAVLEAGQQAPAPNEAECSDVSPSLENGNSDGSKDNEPETVVAPGADQVVQVEEENAEQVFEAVENHLSDQDDATENSSDSCFNNVPDALSTESLPEDDESSNKESPTLHKVNGAFCSQKDIDALDEEGSFKCPANGCARVFKKIRFLNKHARKSHPTDLKVQQHIMKWNKGKCRFCQRKFADSQHFIDHLKRHVYPNVYFCLHFNCNQRFKLSTELAEHTKSHSVFKAQCNFAECCELFEELPLLYEHEAQHYLSKTPECSEDASEKDSSDDPSEVCSYQDDDESVNEKETVDLPIPTWKSRKDSTEPKTYIQSVEKKANNAIHNGNESSSEGSATVLSLIDQKTPVLQPNSENCNVASDQLVNGHSDLDQTSSKSSEIPLDRVADETRTENGSVLPVLQNCHDIPQNNAAASQPPSKPNQTTENTSYGVILTKPYVRPLPPSYLDERYISMPKRRKILDDEVDAYSEQDKFCSKSTERFRCGNCLTIYCNSEALEAHLAQKKCQTLFGFDSDDESA, from the exons GGACCTGATCTTCATTTGGAGTAAACTGCAGCTTAAATCTAACCCATCAAAACAAGTGTTTGTCGACCAGTGCTACCAGCTTTTAAGAATTGCTACAAATGTCAGAGTAATTTTCCCTTTCATGAAGGTCATTAAGGATGAa gTTGGTGAAGATGGTCTTCAGATATGTGTTGAGATATGTGGATGTGCTCTACAGTTGGACCTCCGTGAAGATCCCAACATGAAGAGTCTTATTTATAAAGCAATTGCTCATTTTCTGCCAAATGACCTAGAGATCCTCAGAATTTGTGCTCTTTCAATCTTTTTTCTTGAGCGCACCTTGGAATCTTACTACACTGTTGAACATTTATATAAATGTGCAGATGAAGAATACAATGAGTGCACTAGCTCTGTTCAAAACCGTGTACGTTTTGAATTGCTTCCAATTTtgaaaaaaggtttgttttttgatCCCGAGTTTTGGAATTTCTTGATGATCAAGCAGAATTGTTTAGCATTATTGGGGGATAAAGCCTTTGTTGGCTTAAGTGAAAGCACACTGGAAAACGCTACTGCAAATACAGAGAAGATAACGGAGTATAGGGCTCTGAGTGAGGAACGTGTCTGTTTAACAGATGTCAGCAACGGGGAGCTTGACCCTGAAGACCTCTCTGAAGCCCAGTCCAAAGGTAATGGCAAAAAGAACCATGAAGCTCTTGAGGCATCTGAAATGTTAGATCAAAATGTCCCAAGGCACCGCTGTGTGATATGCAACAAGGAATTTCTTGCTGGTCACATTGTGAAACATGCACAAGCTCACCAAAAAAAGGGCAGTTTTTCCTGTGTACTTTGCACCAGAAAGTTCAGGCAAAAAGGACTTATGCTTAAGCACTTAAAGAATCATGTCAGAAAGATAGAAAGGCAACATCTGGCTGCAGTTCTTGAGGCTGGTCAGCAGGCTCCTGCTCCTAATGAAGCAGAATGTTCTGATGTTTCTCCGTctcttgaaaatggaaattctgaTGGTTCCAAAGATAACGAACCAGAGACTGTAGTAGCTCCGGGTGCTGACCAAGTGGTCCAAGTGGAGGAGGAGAATGCAGAACAGGTATTTGAGGCTGTGGAAAACCATCTGAGTGACCAGGATGACGCTACTGAAAATAGTAGCGACAGCTGTTTTAATAATGTTCCTGATGCTTTAAGTACGGAAAGTTTGCCTGAAGATGATGAGAGCTCCAATAAAGAGTCACCTACTCTGCATAAAGTGAACGGAGCTTTTTGCTCTCAAAAAGATATTGACGCTCTGGATGAGGAAGGAAGCTTTAAGTGCCCTGCTAATGGTTGTGCTAGAGTGTTTAAAAAGATAAGATTCCTCAATAAACATGCAAGAAAATCTCATCCAACTGATTTGAAGGTGCAGCAGCATATAATGAAATGGAATAAAGGAAAATGCCGGTTCTGCCAGAGAAAATTTGCTGATTCCCAGCATTTTATAGACCACCTGAAGAGACATGTGTATCCAAATGTTTACTTTTGTTTACACTTTAATTGTAATCAGAGATTTAAGCTGTCAACTGAGCTTGCGGAACATACAAAAAGTCATAGTGTTTTTAAAGCTCAGTGCAATTTTGCAGAGTGCTGTGAGCTGTTTGAGGAGCTCCCTTTGCTGTATGAGCACGAGGCTCAGCATTATTTAAGTAAAACACCAGAATGTTCAGAAGACGCAAGTGAAAAGGATTCTTCAGATGATCCTTCAGAAGTTTGTAGTTACCAAGATGATGATGAATctgttaatgaaaaagaaaccgTAGATTTACCAATTCCAACTTGGAAGTCAAGGAAAGATTCTACAGAACCAAAGACATATATTCAAAGTGTTGAGAAAAAAGCCAATAATGCAATTCacaatggaaatgaaagctCATCTGAGGGTAGTGCTACAGTTTTAAGTTTAATAGACCAAAAGACACCTGTGTTACAGCCAAATTCTGAAAACTGTAATGTTGCTAGTGACCAACTGGTCAATGGGCACAGTGACCTAGATCAGACGTCATCTAAGTCATCAGAAATACCTTTGGACAGAGTGGCAGATGaaacaaggacagaaaatgGGTCAGTGTTACCAGTTTTACAGAATTGTCATGATATACCACAAAATAATGCTGCTGCCTCGCAGCCACCTTCTAAACCAAATCAAACAACAGAGAATACTTCATATGGTGTCATCTTAACAAAACCATACGTTAGACCATTGCCTCCAAGTTATCTTGATGAACGATACATTAGCATGCCAAAACGTAGAAAAATTTTGGATGATGAAGTAGATGCTTATTCTGAACAAGATAAATTTTGTAGCAAATCAACAGAAAGATTTAGATGTGGCAACTGCTTGACCATCTACTGTAATTCAGAAGCACTTGAGGCTCACCTTGCACAAAAGAAGTGTCAGACGCTCTTTGGATTCGATTCAGATGATGAAA GTGCCTGA